A portion of the Nitrospira sp. genome contains these proteins:
- a CDS encoding NAD-dependent epimerase/dehydratase family protein, translating to MKIVVTGSSGLIGSEVVGYFDALGWAVHGVDNNMRAEFFGPGGDTRWNQTRLETQCRNFRHHELDIRDRAGVLSFIDELRPDAIVHAAAQPSHDLAASRPFDDFDVNAVGTLNLLEAVRRYAPSAVFVYMSTNKVYGDAPNGLPLVELLSRWEYAEAGDRGGIREDMRIDQSKHSLFGASKVAADVMVQEYGRYFGLSSCCLRGGCLTGPNHSGVELHGFLSYLVKVNLTGSLYRIYGYKGKQVRDNIHSYDVTRFIHHFIEKPRCGEVYNLGGGRNNSCSILEAFEMVEQITGKSMTYEYIDRNREGDHICYISDLSKIQTHYPSWALTMKLPTILEEICSSWEQRLDTGLSVPLLSER from the coding sequence TGACGCCTTGGGATGGGCCGTCCATGGCGTGGACAACAATATGCGGGCCGAGTTTTTCGGACCGGGAGGAGACACCAGATGGAACCAGACGCGCCTCGAGACACAGTGCCGAAACTTCCGCCACCATGAACTCGATATCCGTGATCGCGCCGGCGTGCTTTCCTTCATTGATGAACTTCGACCAGACGCGATCGTGCATGCCGCGGCCCAACCGAGTCATGACCTCGCTGCCTCCCGGCCCTTCGACGATTTCGATGTCAACGCGGTCGGCACGCTCAATCTTCTTGAGGCAGTGCGGCGCTATGCGCCGTCCGCCGTCTTCGTATACATGTCGACCAACAAGGTTTACGGCGACGCGCCGAACGGTCTGCCGCTGGTGGAACTCTTGTCGCGTTGGGAGTACGCCGAAGCAGGGGATCGTGGTGGCATCCGCGAAGATATGCGGATCGATCAATCCAAACACTCTCTCTTTGGCGCGTCGAAGGTGGCGGCTGACGTGATGGTGCAAGAGTACGGACGATACTTCGGATTATCCAGCTGCTGCTTGCGGGGCGGTTGCCTGACCGGCCCGAACCATTCGGGAGTAGAGCTGCACGGTTTTCTCAGTTACCTGGTGAAGGTCAACCTGACCGGCAGCCTATACCGGATCTATGGGTATAAAGGCAAACAGGTCCGGGACAACATTCATTCGTACGATGTGACGCGGTTCATCCATCACTTCATAGAGAAGCCCCGGTGCGGCGAGGTGTACAACCTGGGTGGCGGGCGGAACAACTCTTGTTCGATCCTAGAGGCGTTCGAGATGGTCGAACAGATCACGGGGAAATCCATGACCTATGAATACATCGACAGGAACCGGGAAGGAGACCACATCTGCTACATCTCGGACCTATCCAAGATTCAAACGCACTACCCATCTTGGGCCCTCACGATGAAATTACCGACGATTCTGGAAGAAATCTGTTCCTCCTGGGAACAACGACTGGATACCGGCCTTTCTGTGCCCTTACTTTCCGAGAGATGA
- a CDS encoding class I SAM-dependent methyltransferase, whose protein sequence is MNAQDTTYVNNEAASRSGEQIDFSFGKNWLAYVSGLEERHIAAAQRSFVESTGLTSLAGYSFLDAGCGSGLSSLVASRLNAEKVVSFDIDPNSVACTEQLRSRFARDAGRWEVHTHSLLDRDLSLKIAPANIVCCWGVAHHTGGMWEAIDHVAGCVAEGGMLLLAIYNRTKHSGTWLTIKRIYNWAPAPIKRLLLLGFHAKTFTSLMLHGQNPLRFLDQYVKNRGMSYFRDVEDWLGGLPYEYASVDEVTAFLAPKGFNLVRVNHAASHGCNEFVFQKPRPQERR, encoded by the coding sequence ATGAACGCCCAGGACACGACGTACGTCAACAATGAGGCCGCATCGAGAAGTGGTGAGCAGATCGACTTCTCGTTCGGGAAAAATTGGCTGGCTTACGTCTCGGGACTCGAGGAACGACACATTGCTGCAGCCCAACGTTCGTTTGTCGAATCCACTGGACTGACAAGCCTCGCCGGGTACAGCTTTCTCGATGCCGGGTGCGGCAGCGGACTATCCAGTCTCGTGGCTTCCCGTCTCAACGCGGAGAAGGTCGTCTCGTTCGATATTGACCCCAATTCCGTGGCATGCACCGAACAACTGCGATCGCGATTCGCGCGGGATGCCGGCAGATGGGAAGTCCATACGCACTCCCTGCTCGACCGCGACCTGTCATTGAAGATCGCGCCGGCGAATATTGTCTGTTGTTGGGGAGTCGCACATCACACGGGAGGCATGTGGGAAGCCATTGATCATGTCGCAGGATGCGTCGCCGAAGGTGGCATGCTACTTCTGGCGATCTATAATCGCACGAAACATTCCGGCACATGGCTGACCATCAAGCGCATCTATAACTGGGCACCGGCACCTATTAAAAGATTGTTGCTCCTTGGGTTTCATGCCAAGACCTTTACCAGTCTGATGTTGCACGGCCAGAACCCGCTTCGATTTCTGGACCAATATGTCAAGAACCGCGGTATGAGCTATTTTCGTGATGTTGAAGATTGGCTGGGCGGCCTACCGTATGAGTATGCTTCGGTCGATGAAGTGACCGCGTTCCTGGCTCCAAAGGGCTTCAATCTGGTACGGGTCAACCACGCTGCCTCCCACGGCTGCAATGAATTTGTGTTTCAGAAACCAAGACCTCAGGAGCGGAGGTAA
- a CDS encoding O-antigen ligase family protein has translation MTATIQPVVWRNAGIGVPTTGLEKCLILLTIVALPTENHFLFIPGFSLQFILFGVIAAYVGLNRFPELLRTVGHPALIAAYLFLIVGFLLEWTHDYASYHELTRVIQMVIGAILLASLCRDLPALRMACYGYLAAGLWLSILLFLTSYGTLNAATASDFQQASQLRAMAFEDNPLQANLNNMAFGAAQAAVVALSWGLVTRSIIPRGFFIAAGVLCMIGAFLPLSRSGVVIAIASCATVMYAFGLRHGKGILIAILLLGAVLMWVPQAVWSRMSFTFEQHEGKTEGRARVYGVAIDRFPDYFLTGVGAGNFYSHWGQRTELVSDSGRVSGVHNCFMQVTIYWGILGVTAFILVFWQAYRCLPRHSNREAAALALVGIGVSIMLFSMVSHNIYAKEFTLAFGLLVGAHTWIWPQGIVYPLSGMRQQTSG, from the coding sequence GTGACCGCCACGATACAGCCCGTAGTCTGGAGAAACGCCGGAATCGGCGTCCCCACGACCGGCCTTGAAAAGTGCCTGATCCTGCTAACCATTGTCGCCTTGCCGACCGAAAACCATTTCCTGTTCATTCCCGGGTTCAGCCTTCAATTTATTCTGTTCGGGGTCATTGCCGCCTATGTTGGGTTGAATCGATTCCCCGAACTCCTGAGGACGGTCGGGCACCCGGCATTGATAGCTGCCTACCTCTTCCTCATTGTCGGTTTCCTGCTGGAATGGACTCACGATTATGCGAGTTACCACGAATTAACCCGGGTCATTCAGATGGTCATCGGGGCGATCCTGCTGGCATCCCTCTGCAGAGATCTTCCGGCCCTCAGGATGGCCTGTTATGGGTATCTGGCGGCTGGATTGTGGTTGTCGATCCTTTTGTTTTTGACCTCCTATGGAACCCTCAACGCAGCGACCGCTTCCGATTTCCAGCAGGCCTCTCAACTCCGCGCTATGGCGTTCGAAGATAACCCGCTGCAAGCCAATTTAAATAACATGGCCTTCGGCGCAGCGCAGGCGGCAGTTGTCGCACTGTCCTGGGGATTGGTCACACGCAGCATAATTCCGAGGGGATTCTTCATCGCGGCGGGCGTGTTGTGCATGATTGGTGCGTTCTTACCTCTTTCCAGAAGCGGTGTCGTGATCGCCATCGCTTCCTGCGCGACGGTGATGTATGCCTTCGGCCTCCGGCATGGGAAGGGAATTCTCATCGCCATCCTCCTGTTGGGGGCAGTTCTGATGTGGGTCCCCCAGGCCGTCTGGTCTCGCATGTCCTTCACCTTTGAGCAACACGAAGGTAAGACCGAAGGCCGCGCACGCGTGTATGGGGTGGCTATCGATCGGTTTCCTGACTACTTTCTTACAGGGGTTGGTGCAGGCAATTTCTACTCGCATTGGGGGCAACGAACCGAACTCGTCAGTGACAGTGGTCGTGTGAGCGGGGTGCACAACTGTTTCATGCAGGTCACGATCTACTGGGGCATCTTGGGAGTGACGGCGTTCATTTTGGTCTTCTGGCAGGCTTATCGCTGCTTGCCCCGCCATTCCAATCGAGAAGCGGCTGCCTTGGCCCTCGTTGGGATCGGCGTCTCCATCATGCTGTTTTCCATGGTGAGCCATAACATTTATGCAAAGGAATTTACGCTGGCCTTCGGATTGCTGGTCGGCGCTCATACCTGGATATGGCCGCAAGGCATCGTCTACCCACTATCCGGCATGAGACAACAAACTTCTGGCTAG
- a CDS encoding glycosyltransferase family 4 protein, with product MQPRILYLIGQLRLGGYERQLYYLLQAIDRQRYRPAVAVWNAAQGTAFAEKIKALGVPLYTFSEHLAVHEKMMALRRLVKALAPEVVHSYSFYTNFPAWWCTLGTDMISIGSIRNNFLSDRQQAGNILGRLSARWPSIQICNSLAAKQAVAEAAGPFKPSRLSVVPNGLDIENFKAISDLPRRPQLLAIGRLYPQKRWDRLVAAVAEVHNRGLSFRVCHAGEGPLRQALEDQARRLGVHHLIEFLGVRQDIPNLLAQSTFLVHTADEEGCPNVVMEAMACARAVVATDAGHCPALVEHGKTGFVVKRGDDRNLADCIARLVEHPDLAISMGQAGRVKIEQEFGLNQLVDRTVRTYAEAGWKG from the coding sequence ATGCAACCTCGAATCCTTTACCTCATAGGTCAGCTACGGCTGGGCGGATACGAGCGGCAACTCTATTATCTGCTCCAGGCCATTGATCGTCAGCGGTACAGGCCTGCCGTGGCGGTGTGGAATGCCGCGCAGGGCACCGCTTTTGCGGAAAAAATCAAGGCCCTGGGGGTCCCCCTCTATACATTTTCGGAGCACCTTGCCGTCCACGAAAAAATGATGGCGCTGCGCCGGTTGGTGAAGGCACTCGCTCCGGAAGTCGTACATTCGTACAGCTTCTATACGAATTTTCCAGCCTGGTGGTGCACCCTCGGCACCGATATGATTTCCATCGGATCCATCCGAAACAATTTTCTGAGTGATCGCCAGCAAGCCGGCAATATCTTGGGACGCTTGAGCGCGCGCTGGCCATCGATTCAGATCTGTAACAGTCTTGCGGCCAAGCAAGCGGTCGCTGAGGCGGCGGGTCCGTTCAAACCTTCACGATTGAGTGTGGTGCCTAACGGACTGGATATTGAGAACTTCAAAGCGATATCAGATCTTCCTCGGAGACCGCAATTGCTTGCTATAGGCAGACTCTATCCCCAAAAACGTTGGGACCGGCTCGTGGCCGCCGTTGCCGAGGTTCACAACAGAGGGCTCTCTTTCCGTGTTTGCCATGCCGGTGAAGGGCCGTTGCGTCAGGCGTTGGAAGATCAAGCCAGGCGCTTGGGGGTTCATCACTTGATCGAATTTTTGGGCGTCCGGCAAGACATTCCGAACTTGTTGGCGCAGTCGACCTTCCTGGTCCACACGGCTGATGAAGAGGGATGCCCGAATGTCGTCATGGAAGCGATGGCCTGCGCCCGCGCCGTCGTCGCCACCGATGCAGGCCATTGTCCGGCCCTCGTAGAGCATGGAAAGACAGGATTTGTCGTCAAGAGGGGAGACGATCGCAATCTCGCAGACTGCATTGCGAGATTGGTCGAACATCCTGATTTGGCCATCAGCATGGGACAGGCCGGACGTGTGAAGATTGAACA